TCACCACTTTATCAGCTGTACACTGATTCCATGGTATCACCCCCCACAGTTCCCAACTCCTAAAAAAGGGGCGTTACCTTACTCTCATTGGATAGAAGCGGgggtgtattttttatttggcgAGTTACAAGGCATCCCTGGCATTCGGAAACCCTGTAATCTCTGTCTACAGCACAacccaattttttcatcaacttttttgaaattttacttcACTCCTTTTTGAAGGGAATTGAAATTCACCTGGATATTTTATCTCAAttttctcgtgattttttttttccaattctgAAACTATTTTAAAGTacgtggaaaataaaaatttgacgtTGATAGCATATTTCAGatcctgaataattttttagaatcaaaattattttaatgaggaAATGAGAAATTACCGGAAAAtacgattgaatttttattttgtatttatttctcCCAAATAATTTGGCAGATTGATTTTTAAACGGAATAATAATTTACTCGCGCGAAATAGCAATTTCTAGGAGCTTGAGTTATCTCCTTCATTATCAcaagttgataaaaaaaaaaggtcacAATGGCCAATAGATGGCGCCAGCTGCTCATTTCTTTGCAATCTCATAGATTTGTTATGCCGATGAAATCACATGCGcagaattgttgaaaatacGCCCGGCTGATAACTAAACTGGACAGCTTCAGGCTTCAGCTGTTCGATTACTTTCTGTTCACCATCGCTAAATCTCACTACATTAgtctgaaaataattcaacacaaaacagaattttttacgTCCCTGATAAAACTCTCGTTACTATTGGATATCTGCATAAGAACAAAATAATAAGTAAAATGGTGTGTCATTGGGAATAATCAAAGGGAAAACTAGTTATTCCATCTCCAAAATAACGTTGGAACGTCAGTGATTATTGTGGCCACTTTGTTACATCATGTAAGTTCACTCCACGCTTTCTTCAAAATTTCGGTGTGATTTGTTTCTGTCAACTGTTCTAAGGCTCAGTAATGTAACCTTGAACTGGTGACCAACATTGGCTCAGATTCGAGTAAATAATAGTAAATGTTGCTATTTCAGTTGAAACCTTGAGGATTCAATCTCAGGTGTTTTCATGATTTCAACTTCATATCGTGTTCATGATCCATGTTTTATGAAATTACGTCTCTGATCTTGAGCTCCATTCGGTCTATTAATACGATATAATAGGACTTGTATACATATACGCATTCACTAGCGTCATAAGTCTGTAGTAAATCTGACTGTTGGCTTTATATTTTATGTTTCATCATCGATCGATGAACTCGCTTTTGGGTTTTTTGAATTGGCAATTCCCTGACTATTTTCCAGTTGCAATATAATGAATATtcagataataatttttggataattttattcaaaataattcattgtcaGAGAGAGGAGCCTGGAGAGTTTAAAAATCTATAATCTctcaattgttaataaatagaatttcgaattttatttcttctttcaCTATTTACTATTCTTGTGAGAGCAAAATGGTCTGGACAAGGATAATTCGTTGATGGGACGTTCTATTgacatttaatttcattgcaATTTGCATCATGAACGACAATATGAGTTGGCTGACTTTGGTGTTAGAaagtaattgataaataactTAGAGGTGTTTTGTTTAGTAAATCCTTGACAGtattgtgaattatttttcagtacAGAAATCGTTGGGTAGTAATGCCCAAGTGCCAGTGAGATGCGCCAATTCAGGCATTTTAAAATTATCAGTAACTACGGAAGGAATATAAATTATTCCTCATTTTTATATCTGAATAATAGTGGACCAAATCCTCAAGATGTCTGCGGTAGAGGCACCACCTTTCATTCGTACCATAGAATGGGACATGATGGACAAGACCAAGTTCTTTCCACTGAGCATGCTCTCGTCATTTTCCGTTCGATGTTGTCTGTATCCTCTGACGGTTATAAAAACAAGACTTCAAGTTCAACGAAGAAATCACATGTATACGGGCAAGTGAATTCACTAAAAGTACAGTGATCCATGCTGATATTTATAAGGAGTGATTCAGGGAGTTAAggatatttatttgaatatttctagGCATGATAGACGCATACAGAAAAATATATCGTACAGAAGGCCTTTCAGGCCTCTACCGAGGCTTTTGGATAAGCTCAATTCAAATTGTCTCTGGTGTATTCTACGTTTCGACGTACGAAGGGGTAAGACATATTCTCAGTCAGGATCCATTCACTGCTGGACTAGATTCGAGAATCAAGGCACTTATCGGCGGTGGGGCTGCAAGTGCTGTTGCTCAAACCATTGTTGTTCCCTTTGACGTACTCAGCCAACATTTAATGGTACTTGGGGTCAATATGAAACATGGAAAATTGGTATTTGATAAGgtgatgtaatttttttgctaTTCATCGTTCGAAGTTCCCTGCCAATTCCTTGGAATTCCTTGGGATGGTCTATTCTTTTAAATCAGATTTTTAGATCAAGTCATGATGTCGAAGTTTGTCGGAAGTTTTGAGATTTGCTCGAATTGTTTGAACGTTATTGTTTCAAAAATCTTCTCTCCTATGGCTTGTCTTCTTACCTGATTTTTCTCACTGTTAATTACGAATAGccaataaatattcaagaaatttCTTTTAGATGGGAATGAATCCACTTGGACTCAATTTAGCTCCAGGTGTATCAAGGGCATACATCTCGGGGGAAATAATTAGACTAATTTATCAGCGAGATGGTGTGAAAGGATTCTACAGGGGTTATGTCGCATCCCTCTGTGCATATGTGCCTAACAGTGCGCTGTGGTGGGGTCTCTACACATTTTATCAGGGTATGTGTTAGGAATAAAGCAGATATTGGTGGGAGTTGGTTATATTTGTcgatatatttattaattcacttgaaaattattctccagATGAATTAATTAGGGTTCTACCATCCTGGGTATCTCATCTGTTTATCCAAGCAATGGCTGGAACACTGGGTGGTTTTACAACCACAATAATTACAAATCCATTAGATATTGTTAGAGCACGACTTCAAGTTCAACGACTGGACAGTATGTGTCAGACATTTAAAATTCTGTGGATTGAGGAAGGGTTGAGTATGTTCAAGAAGGGATTATCAGCCAGACTAGTTCAATCTGCTTGCTTCAGTTTTTCGATAATAGTTGGTTACGAGACCATTAAACGAATGAGCATCAATGAGGAATACAGAAATTTCATTCGTTGGTGAagtaataaatttcatttctttaaAATATCACAAGTGACAGTTATCCAAAGACAACAGTGAGAACAGCACTTCATTCCGTAACCTGtgtgtgaaaataattgatttcatttttttaatccttcAGTGGCAACCAAAGTATCGTGTAAATAAGACAAAtggatgaatttattattatgtaaATATTCTGGATAAAACATTCATCAGGCAGATTATGAGTCGACATTATTATTAACTCGGAAGAGGTGTCAATAGATATACCACAACTAATTcggtgaatgaatgaatgactAGCTCAAGCGGTTCGtagaatttttagaaatttaggatcgagggggggggggcaggtgTCGGTGAAAAATTTGCTTTCTATACTTTTTAATGTATATTGACAAACATTAGCTCTCCAGTCCTCCAACTCAATACCTACCGTATCACTGGAATTGTAGTCAGAGTTAAagcatttatttttgaagtaaATCAGTCAAAAGAATGGCAGtaggaattttaataatatttggGGTATGAAAATACGAATTAATAtctctatatatatatatatgtattatAAAGGACAGCACTGAGAGACACATTTTTAAGGTACTTAAGTGGTCATACAATGGATTCATCAGCTTGTACATGAGTTACAATAGTGTTGACATCTGTTAATACGACCTACTCATAAGGGAAAACAAAAATCAGAGTAAAAACTTAATGATCATTGACTctaaacgataaaaaaaatccacctcGTTTCTCTCCAACGTTAAATAGTcatttataatatatattttaatatacTCATAATAATATTCCATTTAAACAGTATTTACAAGATGATTGAGAGGAGAGAACAATCATCGCACCGATAAATCTTAGTTACAAATTCCTATCGATTGTTTTACAATATTTCTTTTCATCTCCTGGCCATTTACACATTGTCTATCAACTTATATCTTATTCCAACAACTTAGTTTAACTtctaagataaaaattttcatcttcgTAATCATCACATCCAGTGAATCGTAATTTTCCTCAGTGATACATCTAATATCATTGTTTCaactttaaaaattcccctgTTTATTTACAATTCGGTTATCACCTCtagtatgttttttttttttcatcataataAACACATTTAATGTCGGTAACTTTCCATCATCAGTCGGTAATTCAGTATTATTACTCTCAGTCGATAAAAATTGCTTGGTCGATAAATGTTATATCTCGATCGGCAACGTATTtacaatcaataaattatcgtATTATAATTTCTTTACTATGTCAGTCGATAAACCCAATGATTGAGTATTGTCGATTTCCTACATATTTATCCGGTCAGGCGGGTCAATCtggttgaaataaaatgacaTTGTTTATACGTAATTCCATTTGCATCTGTCGTCGGCTGCGTATGAATAATACAATTCATGAAAAACTTATAATGATGGGGTAAAAATGCgacggggaaaaaaaacgcCTCTAATTAatgagagacagtgagagttGAGCAGAACTCGGTAAAAATTCATGTCATTTCGGGTAGACTAGCTTCATCGGGGCAAAATTGCAAATGCCAGGGCTCAACCCTGGATATACCCGAGTGAAatagtagttttttttttttcctcgaggGGCAATCAATCGCAGCCGGTGTGCAGTGGTTATTATTTCTGCATTACATCGTGGTACAGATGAAATTTGTGGCAGTCCTAATGTCTCCCTTATTGCGCGGGACAGTGAAAGAGATGATGGATTTGTTCAAAGGATAggacaattgaaatattttcggatatttcaTTTCCTCATTCCCTCATTCATACAATACTATGGGAAAATTCAATGTAATCATCAGAAATGATGTTTtctttcaaattgaaaaaatcatagattaaaaatattttctatatgaaattataaaattatagaattcaacaattaattgaacaattaatttctccgtaatagaagaaaatattgtCGTAAATATTTCTatgcatgaaaaaataaaatataatatttaatataaaaatatttggaatgagtgacaatgaatggaaaaataaattagaatCACGTGACGTCAATTTTCGTTTCTTCGACTTGAGGTATTTCATCCTCATTCTCTTCCTCGGGAATAGTAATATCAACTCGTCGCTTCCACCGCTCAAATCTCTCCTCCAATTCATCGTCATCTGGAATATCGAGACTCTCAGTTCCCTCTGACACCTCCTCATCAATCttctcctcttcctcttcAATGATATCAGGCGTCATGTCAGCCGCCCTATCGTCCTCCAATCACGTATCCCGAAATCTTATGGCTCTGTCCCTCTTTGGCCCCGTTCTGGGCCCAGCAGTACGTCACATACCACCACTCGATGATGTACTGGCACTGATGCCACCGTAAGCACCACCGTCGCTACTCTGGCTGACACTGCTGTAGCTAACGCTGCTTGTTTGGCCACCAGCACTCATTCCACTCACGTACTGCAATCAAAATTCATGGATTGTTGACCTCAGTTTTATCAAAtcgtgggggagggggaggtgattattttttagcgATAGTGATAAAGTTtggtggggggggggcgggggagtatttatcaggataattagtTGCTGGAAGACAAATTATGCAGGAAAATTATACAGTCgaaaagtgaaagaaaaaaaatgaatcgtctgacgatatttttcggaaattcaTAGACTCGTGTATTTATTTagacaaaaatttttgaacTTTTGGAATTAAATGGATTTACTGTTAATTCTTTGACtaaatttcttcatttaagttgcatgaatttcattgttttaaAATCAAACATCTCTTGACGATTAGAATATCTGGACCGTCGAGAGATAAAATgatttgtgaaatttttttttttgtcgaaatCAGTTATCTTATTTTGATTAAATACCGTTAAGAAATTGTTGGAATTGATCGTAAAATATTCAAAGTTGCACGATTAATGCCAATTATCAcaccaataatatttttcacatcagcatgaattaatcaatgaaatacAACTTATTCACACAATAAATTTACAAAAGCCAGCGAGCATAATTTCCATAAGTTCATTAATTCAGTATTTTATTATGCAAAAGATGATTAATTACAATGCATTGATAACGAGAACAAGAGGTAGTTGCAATATATTAAATATCCGTGTGTGCGTGCACGCTGAATAATCGGATTTTCTACGGTGAATCGATATATTACAAGTGGAAGTCGTAAAAATTCGCTGGtccatgtaattttttttttttttttgggcgaACTATTCTTCTCTACTTTTCAGGACACTTGTGTCGATATTTTTGTGGGTTTCTGCACTTGACAAAGCGAATGGGGgtagagagaggggggggggggagttgaCGAATATGGGTAAACGTAAGAAAACTGCGGGGAAATAGTGCACGTGCAGTCTCTTCGTTCGGCGCTTTCTTCTTCACCATTGGTCGTTTGAGAGGGTAGAAGTCGGTAGTACGGTTTAGGGAAAAGGGTTGAAGTGGTGGTGGTAGGGCTGGGGGGAAGGCCTCGGAGACGTTGGAGTATCTGGCATCGGTGCCCTAACAAATGGAGCGTGCAGAGCTCGATGCAGAGCTTCATATACTCCTCTCtacccccctctctctccgcCCC
This genomic stretch from Diachasmimorpha longicaudata isolate KC_UGA_2023 chromosome 6, iyDiaLong2, whole genome shotgun sequence harbors:
- the LOC135164150 gene encoding solute carrier family 25 member 44; the protein is MSAVEAPPFIRTIEWDMMDKTKFFPLSMLSSFSVRCCLYPLTVIKTRLQVQRRNHMYTGMIDAYRKIYRTEGLSGLYRGFWISSIQIVSGVFYVSTYEGVRHILSQDPFTAGLDSRIKALIGGGAASAVAQTIVVPFDVLSQHLMVLGVNMKHGKLVFDKMGMNPLGLNLAPGVSRAYISGEIIRLIYQRDGVKGFYRGYVASLCAYVPNSALWWGLYTFYQDELIRVLPSWVSHLFIQAMAGTLGGFTTTIITNPLDIVRARLQVQRLDSMCQTFKILWIEEGLSMFKKGLSARLVQSACFSFSIIVGYETIKRMSINEEYRNFIRW